From one Humulus lupulus chromosome 8, drHumLupu1.1, whole genome shotgun sequence genomic stretch:
- the LOC133794583 gene encoding phosphatidate phosphatase PAH1 isoform X1, with translation MNVVGKVGSLIAGGVYSVATPFHPFGGAVDVIVVRQQDGTFRSTPWYVRFGKFQGVLKGAEKVVRIAVNGVEANFHMYLDNSGEAYFIKEIDVGKGSELNGVAKNDQEFSEGSSSINGDKNNKENKHVNNICRLEHSVSDSAVVQLQEECDSLDEEGRFYEFQDDESSLDDSEYGSKHYESLDGEKIVESPNLNSEVVLVSVDGHILTAPITALEQDIENVQLSTPQFHLGPGESAEFCDVNDEFSTGENSWADYISKLNAPKPNNASDNLSIINNGESTFCQQQLEVRDVEEEHACLSTETQNFNMKEKNIQAYSDLEDALQVKDSDSSNVSTHIEDLSSSSEANHTVIVANGDEEAAEFRNDDGSSLSCCSFPLNNDTSMNIKLEDEPADKNVDDSEDQEGLSPHSVTKNSELKDEQSVIGIESIDCTPERPIAEEEPQTTTSAAEIQIQSTARFEISLCGNKLHAGMGLDAAAEAFNAHRILADDFQSSGPSIIKDGNLIIRFRGQYLPWAKAAHIALGVAAFGMDLPIDHKDAIPVEQDNTPKAGNNNSGLASTPSGRRWRLWPIPFRRVKTLEHTNSTSSTEEEFVDSESVLHSSQAETTPSTPTSQTFHESPRKQFVRTNIPTNEQIASLNLKEGQNIVTFSFSTRVLGTQQVDAHIYLWKWNARIVISDVDGTITKSDVLGQFMPLVGKDWTQSGVAKLFSAIKENGYQLLFLSARAIVQAYLTRSFLLNLKQDGSTLPNGPVVISPDGLFPSLYREVIRRAPHEFKIACLEDIKKLFPNDYNPFYAGFGNRDTDELSYRKIGIPKGKIFIINPKGEVAISHRIDVKSYTSLHTLVNDMFPPTSLMEQVSEQEDFNSWNFWRVPLPEIDD, from the exons ATGAATGTAGTAGGTAAAGTTGGGAGCTTAATTGCGGGTGGTGTTTACTCCGTTGCAACACCTTTTCATCCCTTTGGTGGTGCTGTTGATGTCATTGTCGTTCGACAGCAAGATGGGACATTTCGAAGCACGCCATGGTATGTTAGATTTGGTAAATTTCAGGGTGTTCTTAAAGGTGCTGAGAAGGTTGTTCGTATAGCAGTCAATGGGGTTGAAGCCAATTTCCATATGTATCTTGATAACTCGGGTGAGGCCTATTTTATCAAGGAGATTGATGTTGGTAAAGGGAGTGAGCTAAATGGGGTTGCCAAGAATGATCAAGAATTTAGTGAGGGGAGTAGTAGCATAAATGGTGATAAGAACAACAAGGAAAATAAACATGTTAATAATATTTGTAGACTTGAGCATAGTGTGTCTGATTCTGCTGTAGTTCAATTGCAAGAGGAGTGCGATTCTTTGGATGAAGAGGGGAGGTTTTATGAATTTCAAGATGATGAATCTTCTCTTGATGATTCTGAGTATGGTTCTAAACATTATGAGAGTTTAGATGGCGAGAAAATTGTTGAATCCCCGAATTTAAATTCAGAAGTTGTATTGGTAAGTGTGGATGGTCATATATTAACAGCCCCCATCACGGCATTGGAACAGGATATCGAAAATGTTCAATTAAGCACCCCTCAGTTTCATCTTGGCCCAGGTGAAAGTGCCGAGTTTTGTGATGTCAATGATGAGTTCAGTACAGGCGAAAATTCTTGGGCAGACTACATTAGTAAGCTGAATGCACCTAAACCAAATAATGCATCTGATAATCTCTCTATAATTAACAATGGTGAAAGTACCTTTTGTCAGCAGCAGCTGGAAGTACGTGATGTAGAGGAAGAACATGCCTGTCTATCTACGGAAACTCAAAATTTtaatatgaaagaaaaaaatattcagGCATATAGTGATTTAGAAGATGCACTGCAAGTAAAGGATTCAGATTCATCAAATGTTTCTACACATATTGAAGATTTGAGCTCATCGTCAGAGGCTAACCATACTGTTATAGTGGCTAATGGAGATGAAGAGGCTGCTGAATTCAGAAATGATGATGGATCATCTCTTTCATGTTGTTCTTTTCCACTTAACAACGATACAAGTATGAATATAAAGCTAGAAGATGAACCAGCTGACAAAAATGTTGATGATTCGGAAGATCAAGAGGGTTTATCTCCTCATTCTGTTACTAAAAATTCAGAGTTGAAGGATGAACAGTCAGTTATTGGGATAGAGTCGATAGACTGTACACCAGAGAGACCTATAGCTGAAGAGGAACCTCAAACAACAACTTCTGCTGCAGAGATACAAATTCAGTCGACTGCAA GGTTTGAGATCTCGCTTTGTGGGAACAAACTTCATGCAGGGATGGGCTTGGATGCTGCTGCTGAAGCTTTTAATGCACATCGCATTTTGGCAGATGATTTTCAAAGTTCTGGTCCATCAATTATTAAGGATGGAAATCTGATCATTAGATTTAGAGGGCAGTATTTGCCTTGGGCAAAAGCTGCTCATATAGCTCTTGGGGTAGCTGCATTTGGTATGGATCTGCCTATTGATCACAAGGACGCAATTCCTGTGGAACAGGACAACACGCCAAAGGCTGGGAATAATAATTCTGGATTGGCATCCACTCCTTCTGGACGCCGATGGCGTCTATGGCCTATTCCATTTAGAAGGGTCAAAACACTTGAGCACACCAACAGCACTTCGTCCACTGAGGAAGAATTTGTTGATTCTGAATCTGTTTTACATAGCTCACAAGCAGAAACAACCCCAAGTACTCCCACATCCCAAACCTTCCATGAATCTCCTCGCAAACAATTTGTGAGAACAAATATTCCCACTAATGAGCAGATAGCATCTTTGAACCTAAAAGAAGGTCAAAATATTGTGACATTTAGTTTCTCTACTCGGGTTCTTGGAACACAACAG GTTGACGCACACATTTACTTGTGGAAGTGGAATGCACGAATTGTAATTTCCGATGTTGATGGTACAATAACCAA GTCAGATGTTTTAGGTCAATTCATGCCTTTGGTTGGGAAGGATTGGACGCAATCTGGGGTGGCTAAGCTTTTCTCTGCAATTAAG GAAAATGGATACCAGCTGCTATTTCTCAGTGCACGCGCTATTGTTCAGGCATATCTAACTAGAAGCTTTTTACTCAACCTTAAACAG GATGGAAGCACTCTACCTAATGGGCCTGTTGTGATTTCACCGGACGGATTATTTCCTTCATTGTACCGCGAAG TAATAAGAAGAGCACCTCATGAATTCAAGATTGCATGTCTAGAg GATATTAAGAAGCTGTTCCCTAATGATTACAATCCATTTTATGCGGGTTTTGGAAACAGAGACACAGATGAGCTGAGTTACAGGAAAATCGGGATTCCAAAGGGGAAAATATTTATCATCAATCCTAAG GGTGAGGTAGCCATTAGTCATAGGATTGATGTGAAGTCATACACTTCTTTACACACTCTTGTGAATGACATGTTTCCTCCAACTTCATTGATGGAGCAGGTAAGCGAGCAG GAAGACTTCAACTCATGGAATTTTTGGAGAGTACCACTGCCAGAAATTGATGATTAA
- the LOC133794583 gene encoding phosphatidate phosphatase PAH1 isoform X2 — MNVVGKVGSLIAGGVYSVATPFHPFGGAVDVIVVRQQDGTFRSTPWYVRFGKFQGVLKGAEKVVRIAVNGVEANFHMYLDNSGEAYFIKEIDVGKGSELNGVAKNDQEFSEGSSSINGDKNNKENKHVNNICRLEHSVSDSAVVQLQEECDSLDEEGRFYEFQDDESSLDDSEYGSKHYESLDGEKIVESPNLNSEVVLVSVDGHILTAPITALEQDIENVQLSTPQFHLGPGESAEFCDVNDEFSTGENSWADYISKLNAPKPNNASDNLSIINNGESTFCQQQLEVRDVEEEHACLSTETQNFNMKEKNIQAYSDLEDALQVKDSDSSNVSTHIEDLSSSSEANHTVIVANGDEEAAEFRNDDGSSLSCCSFPLNNDTSMNIKLEDEPADKNVDDSEDQEGLSPHSVTKNSELKDEQSVIGIESIDCTPERPIAEEEPQTTTSAAEIQIQSTARFEISLCGNKLHAGMGLDAAAEAFNAHRILADDFQSSGPSIIKDGNLIIRFRGQYLPWAKAAHIALGVAAFGMDLPIDHKDAIPVEQDNTPKAGNNNSGLASTPSGRRWRLWPIPFRRVKTLEHTNSTSSTEEEFVDSESVLHSSQAETTPSTPTSQTFHESPRKQFVRTNIPTNEQIASLNLKEGQNIVTFSFSTRVLGTQQVDAHIYLWKWNARIVISDVDGTITKSDVLGQFMPLVGKDWTQSGVAKLFSAIKENGYQLLFLSARAIVQAYLTRSFLLNLKQDGSTLPNGPVVISPDGLFPSLYREVIRRAPHEFKIACLEDIKKLFPNDYNPFYAGFGNRDTDELSYRKIGIPKGKIFIINPKGEVAISHRIDVKSYTSLHTLVNDMFPPTSLMEQEDFNSWNFWRVPLPEIDD, encoded by the exons ATGAATGTAGTAGGTAAAGTTGGGAGCTTAATTGCGGGTGGTGTTTACTCCGTTGCAACACCTTTTCATCCCTTTGGTGGTGCTGTTGATGTCATTGTCGTTCGACAGCAAGATGGGACATTTCGAAGCACGCCATGGTATGTTAGATTTGGTAAATTTCAGGGTGTTCTTAAAGGTGCTGAGAAGGTTGTTCGTATAGCAGTCAATGGGGTTGAAGCCAATTTCCATATGTATCTTGATAACTCGGGTGAGGCCTATTTTATCAAGGAGATTGATGTTGGTAAAGGGAGTGAGCTAAATGGGGTTGCCAAGAATGATCAAGAATTTAGTGAGGGGAGTAGTAGCATAAATGGTGATAAGAACAACAAGGAAAATAAACATGTTAATAATATTTGTAGACTTGAGCATAGTGTGTCTGATTCTGCTGTAGTTCAATTGCAAGAGGAGTGCGATTCTTTGGATGAAGAGGGGAGGTTTTATGAATTTCAAGATGATGAATCTTCTCTTGATGATTCTGAGTATGGTTCTAAACATTATGAGAGTTTAGATGGCGAGAAAATTGTTGAATCCCCGAATTTAAATTCAGAAGTTGTATTGGTAAGTGTGGATGGTCATATATTAACAGCCCCCATCACGGCATTGGAACAGGATATCGAAAATGTTCAATTAAGCACCCCTCAGTTTCATCTTGGCCCAGGTGAAAGTGCCGAGTTTTGTGATGTCAATGATGAGTTCAGTACAGGCGAAAATTCTTGGGCAGACTACATTAGTAAGCTGAATGCACCTAAACCAAATAATGCATCTGATAATCTCTCTATAATTAACAATGGTGAAAGTACCTTTTGTCAGCAGCAGCTGGAAGTACGTGATGTAGAGGAAGAACATGCCTGTCTATCTACGGAAACTCAAAATTTtaatatgaaagaaaaaaatattcagGCATATAGTGATTTAGAAGATGCACTGCAAGTAAAGGATTCAGATTCATCAAATGTTTCTACACATATTGAAGATTTGAGCTCATCGTCAGAGGCTAACCATACTGTTATAGTGGCTAATGGAGATGAAGAGGCTGCTGAATTCAGAAATGATGATGGATCATCTCTTTCATGTTGTTCTTTTCCACTTAACAACGATACAAGTATGAATATAAAGCTAGAAGATGAACCAGCTGACAAAAATGTTGATGATTCGGAAGATCAAGAGGGTTTATCTCCTCATTCTGTTACTAAAAATTCAGAGTTGAAGGATGAACAGTCAGTTATTGGGATAGAGTCGATAGACTGTACACCAGAGAGACCTATAGCTGAAGAGGAACCTCAAACAACAACTTCTGCTGCAGAGATACAAATTCAGTCGACTGCAA GGTTTGAGATCTCGCTTTGTGGGAACAAACTTCATGCAGGGATGGGCTTGGATGCTGCTGCTGAAGCTTTTAATGCACATCGCATTTTGGCAGATGATTTTCAAAGTTCTGGTCCATCAATTATTAAGGATGGAAATCTGATCATTAGATTTAGAGGGCAGTATTTGCCTTGGGCAAAAGCTGCTCATATAGCTCTTGGGGTAGCTGCATTTGGTATGGATCTGCCTATTGATCACAAGGACGCAATTCCTGTGGAACAGGACAACACGCCAAAGGCTGGGAATAATAATTCTGGATTGGCATCCACTCCTTCTGGACGCCGATGGCGTCTATGGCCTATTCCATTTAGAAGGGTCAAAACACTTGAGCACACCAACAGCACTTCGTCCACTGAGGAAGAATTTGTTGATTCTGAATCTGTTTTACATAGCTCACAAGCAGAAACAACCCCAAGTACTCCCACATCCCAAACCTTCCATGAATCTCCTCGCAAACAATTTGTGAGAACAAATATTCCCACTAATGAGCAGATAGCATCTTTGAACCTAAAAGAAGGTCAAAATATTGTGACATTTAGTTTCTCTACTCGGGTTCTTGGAACACAACAG GTTGACGCACACATTTACTTGTGGAAGTGGAATGCACGAATTGTAATTTCCGATGTTGATGGTACAATAACCAA GTCAGATGTTTTAGGTCAATTCATGCCTTTGGTTGGGAAGGATTGGACGCAATCTGGGGTGGCTAAGCTTTTCTCTGCAATTAAG GAAAATGGATACCAGCTGCTATTTCTCAGTGCACGCGCTATTGTTCAGGCATATCTAACTAGAAGCTTTTTACTCAACCTTAAACAG GATGGAAGCACTCTACCTAATGGGCCTGTTGTGATTTCACCGGACGGATTATTTCCTTCATTGTACCGCGAAG TAATAAGAAGAGCACCTCATGAATTCAAGATTGCATGTCTAGAg GATATTAAGAAGCTGTTCCCTAATGATTACAATCCATTTTATGCGGGTTTTGGAAACAGAGACACAGATGAGCTGAGTTACAGGAAAATCGGGATTCCAAAGGGGAAAATATTTATCATCAATCCTAAG GGTGAGGTAGCCATTAGTCATAGGATTGATGTGAAGTCATACACTTCTTTACACACTCTTGTGAATGACATGTTTCCTCCAACTTCATTGATGGAGCAG GAAGACTTCAACTCATGGAATTTTTGGAGAGTACCACTGCCAGAAATTGATGATTAA
- the LOC133794581 gene encoding 3-oxoacyl-[acyl-carrier-protein] synthase II, chloroplastic-like — MEASSIASPPCTWFPVQSPNRLSQRARRKKLTIPTYCSNGNGAFDQHSIEKCNSRGLYASSAVFGENTSFPIYGSKSSNASRTRRWKNRLMSCDAHSELDKPLYTTVKANSKEETRRKRRVVVTGLGVISSIGQDPDVFYTNLLEGVSGISEIEGFDCSKFPSRIAGEIKSFSTEELVSPKISKRADKFMLYMLTAGKKALLDSGITSQELRELDKARCGVIIGTALGGMAVSTEAIEALRISYRKINPFTVPFATANMGSAILSIDLGWTGPNYSISTACATSNFCILNAAHHIFSDDADMMLCGGSDAGIIPISIGGFISCRLLSRRNDEPTKASRPWDTSRDGFVMGEGAGVLLLEELEHAKRRGATIYAELLGGSFTCDAFPPDESGREISLCMEKALAQSGVAPEDVNYINAHAISSPATDLKEIRAINRCFGKNPDLRVNSTKSMIGHLLGAAGAVEAVATVKAIQTGLVHPNINLDNPDEGVDMNVLVGKKKERLDIKVALSNSLAFGGQNSSLVFAPYK, encoded by the exons ATGGAGGCTTCTTCCATAGCTTCTCCTCCTTGCACATGGTTCCCGGTTCAGTCTCCGAACAGACTGAGCCAACGAGCTCGAAGGAAAAAGCTTACTATTCCAACATATTGCAGCAATGGCAATGGTGCTTTTGATCAACATAGCATAGAGAAGTGCAACTCCAGAGGACTTTATGCATCTTCAGCTGTCTTTGGTGAGAATACTTCCTTCCCCATTTATGGATCGAAGAGTAGTAATGCCTCCAGAACTAGAAGATGGAAAAATAGGCTCATGAGTTGTGATGCTCACTCTGAATTAG ACAAACCTCTTTATACGACTGTGAAAGCTAATTCAAAggaagaaacaagaagaaaaagacGAGTCGTTGTGACAGGGTTGGGTGTGATAAGCTCCATTGGTCAAGATCCAGATGTCTTCTACACTAATCTTCTTGAAGGTGTCAGTGGCATAAGTGAGATAGAGGGGTTTGATTGTTCTAAATTTCCCTCG CGAATCGCCGGAGAAATAAAGTCTTTTTCGACAGAGGAATTGGTGTCCCCAAAGATTTCTAAGAGGGCAGACAAGTTCATGCTTTATATGCTCACTGCAGGAAAGAAAGCATTGCTTGATAGTGGGATTACTTCACAAGAACTGAGAGAACTAGATAAAGCCAGATGTGGAGTCATAATTGGCACAGCATTGGGAGGCATGGCA GTTTCTACAGAAGCAATAGAAGCTTTAAGAATTTCGTACAGGAAGATAAATCCTTTTACTGTTCCTTTTGCAACAGCCAATATGGGCTCTGCTATACTATCGATAGACTTG GGATGGACAGGGCCAAACTACTCAATATCAACAGCTTGTGCAACAAGCAATTTTTGCATACTGAATGCTGCACATCATATTTTCAGTGATGATGCA GACATGATGCTTTGTGGTGGATCAGATGCAGGAATTATTCCCATAT CTATCGGAGGTTTTATATCATGTAGATTACTCTCACGTAGGAATGATGAACCAACTAAAGCTTCGCGGCCTTGGGATACT AGTCGTGATGGATTTGTGATGGGAGAAGGTGCTGGAGTTTTGCTATTGGAAGAGTTGGAACATGCTAAG AGGAGAGGTGCAACTATTTATGCAGAGCTTTTAGGGGGAAGCTTCACTTGTGATGCTTTTCCTCCTGATG AATCAGGGAGAGAAATATCTCTTTGCATGGAGAAGGCTTTAGCTCAATCTGGGGTAGCTCCAGAAGATGTAAACTACATAAATGCACATGCTATATCATCACCAGCCACTGATTTGAAAGAAATACGAGCTATAAACAGATGTTTTGGCAAGAATCCAGAT CTGAGAGTGAACTCTACCAAATCCATGATAGGCCACCTTTTGGGGGCTGCTGGTGCTGTAGAAGCTGTTGCAACAGTTAAG GCAATACAAACTGGGTTGGTGCATCCAAACATAAATCTTGATAATCCTGATGAAGGCGTG GACATGAATGTTCTAGTGGGGAAGAAGAAGGAGCGTTTGGACATAAAGGTAGCATTATCCAACTCATTGGCCTTCGGTGGACAGAACTCGTCTCTTGTATTTGCACCTTACAAGTGA
- the LOC133794582 gene encoding 25.3 kDa vesicle transport protein SEC22-1-like, protein MVKLTMIARVTDGLPLAEGLDDGRDIRDVEFYKQQVKALFKNLSRGHNEPSRMSVETGPYIFHYIIEGRVCYLTMCDRAYPKKLAYQYLEDLKNEFERVNGAGQIETAARPYAFIKFDAFIQKTKKLYQDTHTQRNISKLNDELYEVHQIMTRNVQEVLGVGEKLDQVSQMSSRLTSESRIYADKARDLNRQALIRKWAPVAIVLGVVFLLFWLKNKLW, encoded by the exons ATGGTAAAGCTAACGATGATTGCCCGAGTTACTGATGGTCTTCCACTGGCAGAGGGGCTTGATGATGGCCGTGATATTAGAGATGTTGAATTCTACAAACAGCAAGTCAAAGCATTGTTCAAAAACCTCTCAAGAGGCCACAATGAGCCGTCAAGGATGTCAGTTGAAACCGGACCTTACATTTTTCA CTATATAATAGAAGGGCGTGTCTGTTACTTGACAATGTGCGACCGTGCCTACCCAAAGAAACTTGCTTATCAATACCTTGAAGACCTCAAGAATGAATTTGAGCGTGTTAATGGGGCGGGGCAAATTGAAACTGCTGCCAGACCATATGCCTTCATTAAGTTTG ATGCATTCATACAGAAAACAAAGAAATTGTACCAGGACACTCATACTCAGCGGAATATTTCAAAGTTGAATGATGAGCTCTATGAAGTCCACCAAATAATGACTCGGAATGTGCAGGAAGTCCTTGGCGTTGGTGAAAAGTTGGACC AGGTTAGTCAAATGTCCAGTCGTTTAACATCTGAATCACGCATATATGCTGATAAGGCGAGGGATCTAAATCGACAG GCTTTAATTCGGAAGTGGGCCCCAGTTGCCATTGTTCTTGGAGTAGTGTTCCTCCTCTTCTGGCTTAAAAACAAGCTCTGGTGA